The DNA sequence CTCGCTCCTCTATCGGATGCGGCCTGATCAGTGCAAAATGATCATGGTCGACCCGAAAATGCTGGAACTCTCCATCTATGACGGCATCCCGCATTTGCTGGCGCCCGTCGTGACCGATCCAAAGAAGGCAGTGGTAGCGCTGAAATGGGTCGTGAAGGAGATGGAAGACCGCTACCGCAAAATGTCGAAAGTCGGTGTGCGGAATATTGACGGATTTAACACCCGCATCGCCGAAGCCATTGAAAACGAAGAACAGATCATCCGCACAGTCCAAACCGGCTATGATCGCGACAGTGGCGAAGCCATCTACGAAGACGAAGAGCTGAGCCTTGAGCGCATGCCCTATATCGTCGTCATTGTTGACGAAATGGCTGACCTCATGATGGTCGCAGGCAAAGAAATTGAAGCGGCGATCCAACGCCTCGCGCAAATGGCACGTGCCGCCGGCATTCACATGATCACTGCGACGCAGCGACCATCTGTGGACGTCATCACCGGTACCATCAAGGCAAATTTCCCGACCCGGATCTCTTTCCAGGTCACGTCCAAAATTGACAGTCGCACCATTCTGGGCGAGCAGGGTGCGGAACAATTGCTGGGGCAGGGTGACATGCTCTACATGGCAGGCGGCGGCCGCGTCTCCCGCGTGCACGGACCTTTCGTCTCCGACAGCGAAGTCGAGAAAGTTGTGAGCTTCCTGAAAAAACAGGGCACACCGGAATATCTCGATGCCGTCACAGAAGAGTCTGAGAATGACGACGTGAACGAGATCTTGGGGTTAGCGCCAGCGGGGTCTTCTGGCGATGATCTCTATGATCAGGCGGTTGCCATTGTCGGCCGCGACAAGCGCGCCTCCACGTCTTACATCCAGCGCAAACTCCAGATTGGCTACAACCGGGCAGCGCGCATTGTTGAGCAGATGGAAGAAGAGGGCGTCATCTCCAAGCCGAACCACGCAGGCAAACGCGAGGTGCTGATTGGCGATCCGGGTGAGGGTGTAAGGTATTAACCCCAAGTTCGGCTCAGAATCCGTTCATTTCCCAGACGTTTCAGCGCCCTTTTCATTCCTTCATTCCGCCACAAAGGTCTTCTATGTTCCTCATCATGAGCGATTTTGGACGAGATAGCCGCAAGGCGGCACATGCCAGGACCCGCACCCTGGTGCTGGCAGCTATTGCAGGCGTCGCCATCCTGGCGCTGGCACTGCTGACGCCTTTGGCTGGCGCGCAGGCGGCACCACAAGGCGCGCCACTCGGCCCCCAGGACCGGGCGGATATTGACCGCATCACCGGCTATCTGAAATCCATTGAGCATTTGCAGGGCGGCTTTCTGCAGGTGGGACCGGATGGGTCCATTACAGAAGGCATGTTCTATCTTCGCCGGCCTGGCCGACTGCGGTTTGAATATGCACCGCCCACAGAGCTTGTGGTGGTGGCAGACGGCACCTGGGTGATCGTCAAGGAAGAAGACTACACGGCCCAGCGCTATCCCATTGGCGCGACACCACTCAACTTGCTGCTGGCGTCTGACGTGGACCTGTCACGATCCTCCGACGTCCGTGAAGTAAAGCGCGAACCGGGCCTGCTTCGGGTGACCCTGGCCGACCCGAGTGGCGAAGCGCCCGGTGACCTCACCCTCGTATTTGATGAGCCCCAGCTGCAGCTCCGGCAATGGATCGTGCGCGACGCGCAAGGCCTTCAAACAACCATTGCCCTTCGCAATATTGAAGGCGGCATCAAGGCCGACAACGCCCTCTTCGTCGTTCGCGACGAGCAACGCCCCGGCGGTAGACGATAGATCACCCAAGGCCACGACCGTGGCCCGGTGCTCCTACGCCGCTTCCGCGAAGCAGGTCACCTTTGGTGGTCATGCGTGAGCGCAAAAAGAGGCCGTTCGAGTTCTTAAACACTTGAAGCGCACCCAATCTCCCCGCCCTTGACGCCCCCCCGGGGGCCCGTGATAGCCAAGATACATGGCTAAAACGCACAAACGCCCACCCAGAAGGCCGATTGTTGGCATCCCCTGTGACATCAAAATGATGGGGGAGCATCCCTTCCACGCAGTGGGGGAGAAATACATCAAGGCCATTGCAGAAGGCGCAGACTGCACACCTTTCCTTATCCCTGTGCTTCCGGACCCGCTGGACCTGGAAGAGATCTTCGATGCCGTCGACGGCATCTTCCTGACGGGCTCCTGGTCGAACGTGCACCCAAGCGAATATGGCGGCGAGCCCTCAAGGGAAGGGACCCTGCACGACCCCCAGCGGGACGCCCTGACCCTGGAGCTTATCCGCCAGACTGTTGAGCGCGCCGTGCCTCTCTTTGCTGTCTGCCGGGGCTTTCAGGAAATGAATGTGGCCTATGGCGGCACGCTGCACCCCCACATCCACGAAATTCCATCTGACGAGGGGTTTGCACCCCGCTTTGACCATCGCGAAGGCAAGGACGACCCGCTGGAGATCCAATACGGGCCCTCCCACACAGTCCAGCTGACACCCGAAGGTAAGTTTGCCAAGCTTCTGGGGACGCAGACCATTGAAGTTAACTCTCTCCACGGGCAGGGCATTGCAAAGCCCGGCGATCTGCTGACAATTGAAGGACGTGCCTTGGACGGCACAGCGGAAGCCCTGTCTCATAAGACAGCCAAGAATTTCGCCCTTGCTGTCCAGTGGCATCCGGAATGGAAGTTCTGGGAAAACCCGGTCTCAGAAAAACTGTTCCGGACCTTTGGAGATGCAGTAAGAAAAACTGTATCAGACAACAACAACTGATCAGGTGATCCATGCCAGCGGCAAAAAATTCCGCAGCGAAGAAGTCAAACACCAAAAAGGCACCTGCAAAAGCAGCAGAGCCTGAACTCAACACCAAGGCTCAGATTGCCAAATGGCTGCGCGATCGGCGCGTCACGGAAGTCGAATGCATGGTGCCGGACATGTCGGGCATTGCCCGCGGCAAAATTCTTCCGACAGAAAAATTCCTGACCGCTGTCGACAGCGACAGCCTGCGCATTCCTGAAAGTGTCTTCGGGCAGACAGTGACAGGTGACTATATTGACGAGAGCGACTACATCCAGTGGACGGAGCCCGACTGCATTCTCACACCTGACGGCAGCACGCTGCGCATGGTGCCCTGGTATGAGGAACCAACGGCGCAGGTTATCTGCGACGCGGAAACGCGCGAGGGCAAACCCGTCCCCATTTCACCGCGCGCGGTCCTGAAGAATGTGCTCGCCCTTTATGAGGCGAAAGGCTGGAAACCCATTGTGGCGCCGGAGCTTGAGTTTTATCTCGCCGCCAAGAACATTGATCCCGATAATCCGTTAGAGCCCCCTATTGGGGCAAGCGGGCGTCAGGAAACCGGCCGCCAGTCCTACGGCATCGATGCGGTGAACGAATTCGATCCGATCTTTGAGGACATGTACGATTATTGCGAAGCCCAGGAACTGGATGTGGACACGCTCATCCATGAAGCAGGGCCCGCGCAGGTAGAAATCAATTTCAACCATGGCGACCCGCTCGCGCTCGCCGACCAGGCCTTCCTGTTCAAGCGCACAGTGAGACAGGCCGCGATCCGCCACGGCATCT is a window from the Rhodobiaceae bacterium genome containing:
- a CDS encoding lipoprotein chaperone yields the protein MFLIMSDFGRDSRKAAHARTRTLVLAAIAGVAILALALLTPLAGAQAAPQGAPLGPQDRADIDRITGYLKSIEHLQGGFLQVGPDGSITEGMFYLRRPGRLRFEYAPPTELVVVADGTWVIVKEEDYTAQRYPIGATPLNLLLASDVDLSRSSDVREVKREPGLLRVTLADPSGEAPGDLTLVFDEPQLQLRQWIVRDAQGLQTTIALRNIEGGIKADNALFVVRDEQRPGGRR
- the puuD gene encoding gamma-glutamyl-gamma-aminobutyrate hydrolase PuuD, which encodes MAKTHKRPPRRPIVGIPCDIKMMGEHPFHAVGEKYIKAIAEGADCTPFLIPVLPDPLDLEEIFDAVDGIFLTGSWSNVHPSEYGGEPSREGTLHDPQRDALTLELIRQTVERAVPLFAVCRGFQEMNVAYGGTLHPHIHEIPSDEGFAPRFDHREGKDDPLEIQYGPSHTVQLTPEGKFAKLLGTQTIEVNSLHGQGIAKPGDLLTIEGRALDGTAEALSHKTAKNFALAVQWHPEWKFWENPVSEKLFRTFGDAVRKTVSDNNN
- the puuA gene encoding gamma-glutamylputrescine synthetase PuuA — translated: MPAAKNSAAKKSNTKKAPAKAAEPELNTKAQIAKWLRDRRVTEVECMVPDMSGIARGKILPTEKFLTAVDSDSLRIPESVFGQTVTGDYIDESDYIQWTEPDCILTPDGSTLRMVPWYEEPTAQVICDAETREGKPVPISPRAVLKNVLALYEAKGWKPIVAPELEFYLAAKNIDPDNPLEPPIGASGRQETGRQSYGIDAVNEFDPIFEDMYDYCEAQELDVDTLIHEAGPAQVEINFNHGDPLALADQAFLFKRTVRQAAIRHGIYATFMAKPYGGQPGSSMHLHQSIVDTKTGKNLFADKKGEDTELFHAHIAGLQKHLISAMALIAPNVNSYRRFVIWNAAPINTHWAVENRTVGLRVPISEGNARRIENRVAGADANPYIAIAASLACGYLGMVNNLTPSKPKEGNAYESKTFALPKHLLDALNKLDANKELAEVLGQEFITVYTEVKMVEHDAYQQVISAWEREHLLLNV